The following proteins are co-located in the Sulfurospirillum deleyianum DSM 6946 genome:
- a CDS encoding FeoA family protein — protein MIMLSEMNPGEQGIVSKIDAQGELKQRLFSLGLRKGSQIKMKASSIAKSTLEVEVGSTLLALRYEEAKMIQVKRV, from the coding sequence ATGATAATGCTATCGGAAATGAATCCAGGCGAGCAGGGCATCGTCAGTAAAATAGACGCTCAAGGTGAGCTTAAACAACGCCTTTTTTCTTTAGGACTTCGAAAAGGAAGTCAGATCAAAATGAAAGCAAGCAGTATCGCAAAAAGTACGTTAGAAGTTGAAGTGGGAAGTACGCTTTTAGCTTTACGTTATGAAGAAGCAAAAATGATTCAGGTAAAAAGAGTATGA
- a CDS encoding carbon-nitrogen hydrolase → MKTALIQHAIQGSAKETIAKTVSLIQHASSQGAELVVLQELHQDRYFCINEDVACFDLASNWESDIAFWSGIAKENNVVLVTSLFEKRSAGLYHNTAVIFEKDGTVAGKYRKMHIPDDPGFYEKFYFTPGDMGYNPIQTSVGKLGVLVCWDQWYPEAARLMALKGAEMLIYPTAIGWFDEDMEDEKRRQCDAWETVQRGHAIANGLPVISVNRIGKEEDNHGVLDGIRFWGNSFVAGPQGEIIVRASHDKEEVLIVDVDLQRGEHVRRIWPFLRDRRIETYGDLTKRFID, encoded by the coding sequence ATGAAAACAGCGCTTATCCAACACGCCATTCAAGGCTCAGCCAAAGAAACGATTGCTAAAACCGTTTCACTCATTCAACACGCTTCAAGCCAAGGCGCAGAGCTTGTCGTACTCCAAGAACTCCACCAAGACCGCTACTTTTGCATTAACGAAGATGTAGCATGTTTTGACCTTGCGAGCAACTGGGAGAGCGACATCGCCTTTTGGTCAGGCATCGCCAAAGAAAACAACGTCGTTCTAGTCACCTCCCTTTTTGAAAAACGCTCCGCAGGTCTGTACCACAACACCGCCGTCATCTTTGAAAAAGATGGCACAGTCGCTGGCAAATACCGCAAAATGCACATCCCTGACGACCCCGGTTTTTACGAAAAATTCTACTTCACTCCAGGCGATATGGGCTACAACCCTATCCAAACCAGTGTGGGCAAACTAGGCGTTTTAGTCTGTTGGGATCAATGGTACCCCGAAGCCGCCCGTTTGATGGCGCTAAAAGGGGCTGAAATGCTCATCTACCCCACCGCCATCGGCTGGTTTGATGAAGACATGGAAGATGAGAAAAGAAGACAATGCGACGCATGGGAAACGGTGCAACGAGGGCATGCCATCGCCAACGGACTACCCGTCATCAGCGTCAATCGCATCGGTAAAGAAGAAGACAATCATGGCGTGTTAGATGGCATCCGCTTTTGGGGAAACTCTTTTGTCGCTGGTCCTCAAGGCGAGATCATCGTTCGAGCGAGTCATGATAAAGAAGAAGTGCTCATCGTCGATGTGGACTTACAAAGAGGCGAACACGTCAGACGCATCTGGCCGTTTTTGCGTGATAGACGCATCGAAACCTATGGGGATTTGACGAAACGATTTATTGACTAA
- a CDS encoding type II toxin-antitoxin system RelE/ParE family toxin, translating into MYTVEFVELETKKPFAEFIATLEKNEVAKVFASIDKFIELKNTALPVGENLSKKLDEGIFEIRVSLPNKIVRNLYYYVSGQKIIITHGFVKKSQKTPSSEIVKAKELRRQYNERMAYE; encoded by the coding sequence ATGTACACCGTTGAATTTGTCGAACTTGAGACCAAAAAACCATTTGCAGAGTTTATCGCTACTTTGGAAAAAAATGAAGTAGCAAAGGTTTTTGCTTCGATTGATAAATTTATCGAGCTTAAAAATACCGCTTTGCCTGTCGGTGAAAATCTATCTAAAAAGCTAGACGAGGGCATTTTTGAGATACGAGTGAGCTTACCCAATAAGATAGTTCGAAATTTATACTATTACGTCAGCGGTCAAAAGATTATTATCACGCATGGCTTTGTGAAAAAAAGCCAAAAAACTCCTAGCTCTGAAATCGTAAAAGCCAAAGAGCTAAGGAGACAATACAATGAAAGGATGGCATATGAGTAA
- a CDS encoding NUDIX domain-containing protein: protein MEHTIEVLRIEECVSSVYIKPKSMYYVHNDVEKRWDLVDTHDSVAILLYHQTLDSFVFVKQFRPSIYLKNKEGFTYELCAGIVDKEKSLIEIAKEEIIEETGYDVPLEKLEKISSFYTAVGFAGGRQTLYYAVLDESMKVSEGGGIENENIEVIYLKREETLEFMFDESIATTSGLMFALMWYFKTYEK from the coding sequence ATGGAACACACCATTGAAGTGCTAAGAATAGAGGAGTGTGTTTCATCGGTTTATATTAAGCCTAAAAGCATGTACTACGTGCACAATGATGTGGAAAAACGCTGGGATTTGGTCGATACGCACGATAGCGTTGCGATTCTTTTGTACCATCAAACTTTGGATAGTTTCGTCTTCGTTAAACAGTTTCGCCCTTCCATTTACCTCAAAAATAAAGAGGGATTTACCTATGAGTTGTGTGCGGGTATTGTCGATAAAGAGAAGAGCTTGATTGAGATTGCCAAAGAGGAGATTATTGAAGAGACGGGGTATGATGTTCCGCTTGAAAAATTAGAAAAAATCTCTTCGTTTTACACCGCTGTTGGCTTTGCGGGTGGCAGACAAACGCTCTACTACGCCGTGCTAGATGAGAGCATGAAAGTGAGCGAAGGTGGTGGCATAGAGAATGAAAACATTGAAGTCATTTACCTCAAACGTGAAGAGACGCTAGAGTTTATGTTTGATGAGAGTATCGCTACCACATCTGGGTTAATGTTTGCCTTGATGTGGTACTTTAAAACGTATGAAAAATAG
- the corA gene encoding magnesium/cobalt transporter CorA, producing the protein MIRCFFKNSNKLEVITDFNDFYENEDKKDKVVWLDMLLPTHTEISFVEETFGIDFPTKQESEEIEISSRYWEEDKKIEINSFFLITHEDGAHNETVSFILQGNLLISIRYKELRAFEEFSKRFFYAPREFKNGYYIFSQLLDIRIDADADIIEKLSKDITRLRKHVFTDYANNDEEILEKISSFEDLNMNIRENLMDKQRILTSFLKSNKYDDSSLRSDIVIMLKDIKSLIDYTEFNFERLDYLQNIFVGVLSIEQNKVIKIFTIVNVIFLPPTLIASIYGMNFKILPELDWSYGYVFSLALMVISAITPIAIFKKKGWI; encoded by the coding sequence ATGATACGATGTTTTTTTAAGAATAGTAACAAACTAGAAGTCATCACTGATTTTAATGATTTTTATGAGAATGAGGATAAAAAAGATAAAGTTGTTTGGCTCGATATGCTTTTGCCAACCCACACAGAGATTAGTTTTGTGGAAGAGACGTTTGGGATAGATTTTCCAACCAAACAAGAGAGTGAAGAGATTGAGATATCTTCACGTTATTGGGAGGAAGATAAGAAGATAGAGATTAACAGCTTCTTCTTAATTACGCATGAAGACGGTGCGCACAACGAAACGGTTTCGTTTATTTTGCAAGGGAATTTGCTGATTTCGATTCGTTATAAAGAGCTTCGTGCGTTTGAAGAGTTTAGCAAACGCTTTTTTTACGCACCTCGTGAGTTTAAAAACGGCTATTACATCTTTTCACAGCTTTTAGACATTAGAATTGATGCCGATGCAGACATCATTGAAAAACTCTCAAAAGATATTACCCGTCTTCGCAAACACGTTTTTACAGACTATGCGAATAACGATGAGGAAATCTTGGAAAAAATCTCCTCTTTTGAAGATTTAAATATGAATATCCGTGAAAACTTGATGGATAAACAGCGTATCTTAACGTCGTTTTTAAAGTCTAATAAATACGACGATAGCTCCCTTCGTAGCGATATTGTCATTATGCTTAAGGATATTAAGTCCTTGATTGATTACACCGAGTTTAATTTTGAGAGGCTGGACTACTTGCAAAATATCTTCGTGGGTGTTTTGAGCATTGAGCAAAATAAAGTTATCAAAATCTTTACCATTGTTAATGTCATCTTTCTTCCACCAACGCTCATTGCAAGTATTTATGGGATGAACTTTAAGATTTTGCCTGAGCTTGATTGGAGTTATGGGTATGTCTTTTCGCTTGCGCTTATGGTGATTTCTGCGATTACGCCGATAGCAATTTTTAAGAAAAAAGGGTGGATTTAG
- a CDS encoding peptidoglycan DD-metalloendopeptidase family protein has translation MNKLLFFWMIFVSFSCASYLEELKWPKGETFLTFLEKNNLPLTIYYTLDKEEQELAAEIVAGVRYQVLKSDDEQLEQVLIPIGEELQMHLKKVKNEFMMEITPIVFQEEKHSVAIEIHHSPYIDIVKATNNHGLANEFSQSFKSGVNLRSLQKGDKLVLLFQQKRRLGKPFGSIKIDASMLETAKKQNYIFYYNENYYNQKGEELDNFLLTKPVNYTRISSVFTQKRWHPVLKKYRAHLGIDYAAPTGTPVRSAGNGKIVFAGTKGGYGKTIEVSHDGSYKTLYAHLNGFARGIRGGQRVKQNQVIGYVGNTGMSTGPHLHFGLYRSNVAINPASVVKVAKSSLGGKELKEFMRYTEELKQHVETALENGEEPRREEEFDNFSLLEKAHS, from the coding sequence ATGAATAAACTGCTATTTTTTTGGATGATTTTTGTTTCATTTTCTTGTGCCTCCTATCTTGAAGAGTTGAAATGGCCAAAAGGTGAAACTTTTTTAACCTTTTTAGAAAAAAACAATCTACCGCTTACGATTTATTATACTTTAGATAAGGAAGAACAAGAACTGGCTGCTGAAATTGTCGCAGGGGTTAGGTATCAGGTTTTAAAGAGTGATGATGAGCAACTCGAACAAGTGTTGATTCCGATTGGTGAAGAGCTTCAAATGCATCTTAAAAAAGTCAAAAATGAATTTATGATGGAGATTACGCCTATCGTTTTTCAAGAAGAGAAACACTCTGTTGCCATTGAAATTCATCATTCGCCGTACATTGACATTGTTAAGGCAACCAATAATCATGGACTTGCCAATGAATTTTCTCAATCATTTAAAAGTGGGGTGAATCTTCGTAGTTTACAAAAAGGGGATAAACTTGTTTTACTTTTTCAGCAAAAACGTCGCCTTGGAAAACCTTTTGGTTCCATAAAAATAGATGCTTCGATGCTTGAAACGGCTAAAAAGCAAAATTATATTTTTTATTATAATGAAAACTATTACAACCAAAAAGGGGAAGAGTTAGATAATTTTCTCTTAACAAAACCTGTGAATTATACTCGTATCTCTTCCGTGTTTACGCAAAAACGGTGGCATCCTGTCTTAAAAAAATACCGTGCGCATTTGGGTATTGACTATGCTGCACCTACTGGAACGCCTGTTCGTTCTGCAGGTAATGGCAAAATTGTTTTTGCAGGAACGAAGGGTGGCTATGGTAAAACGATTGAAGTGAGTCACGATGGAAGTTATAAAACGCTTTATGCGCATCTTAACGGCTTTGCGAGGGGCATTCGAGGTGGACAGCGTGTGAAACAAAATCAAGTCATAGGGTATGTCGGCAATACAGGTATGAGTACAGGACCGCATTTGCATTTTGGTTTGTATCGAAGCAATGTGGCGATTAATCCTGCGAGTGTGGTAAAAGTAGCTAAGAGTTCTTTGGGTGGAAAAGAGTTAAAAGAGTTTATGCGTTACACCGAAGAGTTAAAACAACACGTTGAAACAGCATTAGAAAATGGAGAAGAGCCTCGTAGGGAAGAAGAGTTTGATAACTTTTCTCTTTTAGAAAAAGCCCATAGTTAA
- a CDS encoding plasminogen-binding N-terminal domain-containing protein: MKKICLFLCLCLFGSFAFAQTPFVEYKTAVLDANDKHLVIADSPSFVVGASGIVKHAFDDKTSSIIARVDVISKDGNHATLRVEKFEMLSQFAFPESGIKPSKGDEVTLNYLYDRALIVTPNQETYKEVLKTYPKITWVHPDLMAAYLAKIYRPNPDKELFQKMCYQNTASLIFFAIKDKGYFVDCHNFNTIHTVAIQTSAQEMKLPFYSRNEEVESSWFSWESSEIKDYNSYYTSLIGK; the protein is encoded by the coding sequence TTGAAGAAAATATGCTTGTTTTTGTGTCTGTGTTTATTTGGCTCTTTTGCTTTTGCTCAAACACCTTTTGTCGAATACAAAACAGCTGTGTTAGACGCAAATGATAAACACCTCGTTATTGCAGATTCCCCTTCTTTTGTTGTGGGTGCAAGTGGCATTGTGAAACATGCCTTTGATGATAAAACCTCAAGTATCATTGCGCGTGTCGATGTTATCAGTAAAGACGGAAATCATGCAACATTGCGTGTTGAAAAATTTGAGATGCTTTCCCAATTTGCCTTTCCAGAATCAGGCATAAAACCAAGCAAAGGCGATGAAGTTACTTTAAATTATCTCTACGACAGAGCGTTAATTGTAACACCAAATCAAGAGACGTATAAAGAGGTTTTGAAAACTTATCCTAAAATCACATGGGTACACCCTGACTTAATGGCAGCCTATCTAGCAAAAATCTACCGTCCAAATCCCGATAAAGAACTCTTTCAAAAAATGTGCTATCAAAACACCGCATCACTTATTTTCTTTGCGATTAAAGATAAGGGCTATTTTGTAGATTGTCATAATTTCAACACCATTCATACCGTTGCGATTCAAACCTCTGCACAAGAGATGAAACTTCCTTTTTACTCTCGTAATGAAGAAGTGGAAAGTTCATGGTTTAGCTGGGAAAGTTCTGAAATTAAAGACTATAACAGCTACTACACTTCATTGATTGGAAAATAG
- a CDS encoding FAD-linked oxidase C-terminal domain-containing protein: MEAKHIDYFKSFLGAENVYDDKAHLIAYCYDATRTRYEPDAVLFPRDENDVSAILKYCNEHRIIITPRGAGSGFTGGSLPANGGVILAFEKHMNKILEIDMENMVAVVQPGVINMALQKAVEAKGLFYPPDPASEEYSTIGGNVSENAGGMRAAKYGITKDYVMALRAVLPSGEIIRAGKRTIKDVAGYNIAGILIASEGTLAIITEITLKLIAKPKMSQTAMGIFPSVEDAMNAVYKTMAAGVTPVAMEFLDNLSINAVEQKYNKGLPKDAGAILITDVDGNTQEELTKQLDVIEKAFNENGGSGFKRAQNAEESKNLWFARRNASQCINIYGSKKLNEDITVPRSKLPALLKAIGEISKKYNVVVPCFGHTGDGNVHTNVMVDGSDAKQLEIGHRAIEEIFKATVELGGTLSGEHGIGLSKAPFMHLAFSDAEMELFRSIKKAFDPNNILNPSKMGL; this comes from the coding sequence ATGGAAGCAAAGCATATTGATTATTTTAAAAGTTTTTTAGGCGCTGAAAATGTTTATGATGACAAAGCCCATCTCATTGCGTACTGCTACGATGCAACCCGTACACGCTATGAGCCAGATGCCGTGCTGTTTCCTCGTGATGAAAACGATGTGAGTGCTATCTTAAAATACTGCAATGAACACCGCATTATCATCACACCTCGTGGGGCGGGTAGTGGTTTTACAGGAGGCTCTTTGCCTGCAAATGGTGGCGTTATCTTAGCATTTGAAAAACATATGAACAAAATCCTTGAGATTGACATGGAAAACATGGTTGCGGTAGTTCAACCCGGTGTCATTAACATGGCACTGCAAAAAGCTGTGGAAGCTAAGGGACTTTTTTATCCACCAGATCCTGCCAGTGAAGAGTACTCAACCATTGGTGGCAATGTCAGCGAAAACGCTGGTGGTATGCGAGCCGCCAAATATGGTATTACCAAAGATTACGTTATGGCGCTTCGTGCGGTGCTTCCAAGCGGTGAGATTATTCGTGCGGGAAAACGTACCATTAAAGATGTCGCAGGTTATAACATTGCAGGAATTCTCATTGCCAGTGAGGGAACGTTAGCCATCATTACAGAGATTACCCTTAAACTGATTGCAAAGCCTAAAATGTCACAAACAGCCATGGGCATTTTCCCCAGCGTTGAAGATGCGATGAATGCAGTGTATAAAACGATGGCAGCGGGTGTCACGCCTGTGGCAATGGAGTTTTTAGACAACCTTTCTATCAACGCCGTTGAGCAAAAGTACAACAAAGGCTTGCCAAAAGATGCAGGGGCTATTTTGATTACCGATGTGGATGGAAACACGCAAGAAGAGCTCACCAAACAGCTTGATGTCATTGAAAAAGCCTTTAATGAAAATGGAGGAAGTGGTTTTAAACGAGCGCAAAATGCCGAAGAATCGAAAAATCTTTGGTTTGCAAGACGCAATGCAAGTCAATGTATCAACATCTACGGCAGTAAAAAACTCAACGAAGATATCACCGTACCTCGTAGCAAACTCCCAGCCCTACTCAAAGCCATTGGTGAGATTTCTAAAAAATACAACGTCGTAGTGCCGTGCTTTGGACATACAGGCGATGGCAATGTTCACACCAACGTCATGGTCGATGGAAGCGATGCGAAACAGCTTGAAATTGGGCATAGAGCCATTGAAGAGATTTTTAAAGCAACTGTGGAGCTGGGTGGAACCCTTAGCGGTGAACACGGCATAGGACTCAGTAAAGCGCCTTTTATGCACTTAGCCTTTAGCGATGCTGAGATGGAACTCTTCCGTTCGATTAAAAAAGCCTTTGACCCCAATAACATTTTAAATCCCTCTAAAATGGGACTCTAA
- a CDS encoding YihY family inner membrane protein, with the protein MLSAKNCVEFFKKLRDVELAHYASSLSFHTILSLIPILLITFSLFTKLPLFEIYYEKLQSFIFSSLIPTQQDIMIHYLHDFIANTGNMGVVGLIFVLYISIMFFLDYEKIVSKIFETKTRSFWEALATYWTMVTLMPLGLIIFFYSSATIQTFLEQTPVTSTINFVQFTPYFIIWLLFLIMYSVSAKIKIHLKSALLSSFIASLFWYISKNLFVFYVAYNKTYLSIYGSFSILLFFFLWIYLSWFIYLYGLKLCFLLNEKERAKRENQTPIEG; encoded by the coding sequence GTGTTAAGTGCGAAAAATTGTGTGGAATTTTTCAAAAAGTTAAGAGACGTAGAACTTGCACACTACGCCTCTTCGCTTAGTTTTCACACGATTTTATCGCTCATTCCTATTTTACTGATTACCTTTAGCCTTTTTACCAAACTGCCTCTTTTTGAAATTTATTATGAAAAACTCCAAAGTTTTATCTTTAGTTCACTGATTCCCACTCAGCAAGACATCATGATTCACTACTTGCATGATTTCATCGCCAATACAGGCAATATGGGCGTTGTAGGACTCATTTTTGTGCTTTACATTTCCATTATGTTTTTTTTGGATTATGAAAAAATTGTCAGTAAAATCTTTGAGACAAAAACCCGCAGTTTTTGGGAAGCACTCGCAACATATTGGACGATGGTAACACTCATGCCACTGGGGCTGATTATCTTTTTTTATAGCTCAGCGACCATACAAACATTTTTAGAACAAACCCCTGTTACCAGTACGATTAATTTTGTACAATTTACCCCTTATTTTATTATCTGGCTTCTCTTCTTAATTATGTATAGTGTCTCTGCTAAAATCAAAATCCATCTTAAAAGTGCTCTACTTTCTTCATTTATCGCTTCACTTTTTTGGTATATTTCAAAAAACCTATTTGTTTTTTATGTTGCTTACAATAAAACCTACCTCAGCATTTATGGCTCTTTTAGCATTTTACTCTTCTTTTTTTTATGGATTTATCTCTCATGGTTTATCTATCTCTACGGCTTAAAACTCTGCTTTTTACTCAATGAAAAAGAGCGAGCAAAACGAGAAAATCAAACACCCATAGAGGGCTAG
- a CDS encoding ComEC/Rec2 family competence protein → MLVAVGCVALFSLSFHYYHFLELHKTALHVSKATVLNHYTKTNAKGRTYDVFKLKLDGSGAEVYTTSFRPSFIPIKSRVKVKLNVENVSFYDYLKGFFAPSLALYEMYEDDPPWDVRPLYQWIDAQHKNDKMAEVYKTLFFATPISKELRDEVQKWGISHLIAISGYNVGVISFLLFFFLKPLYRFFQNRYFPYRNMSADLSFIVFVVLFFYMVIIDFIAPFLRAFVMSLLGFFFYSKGIKVLSFEMLALVSMALLALFPSLLFSLSFWFSIAGVFYLFLFLHHFGHLNRFVLLGIIDLGVFFLMIPIVHTFFPVFTFLQLTSPLSSLVFVVFYPLGLLLHLLQFGDILDGAVLTFLHVKTQTYMLEFPWWILFGYVGTSLVAIRFKLALYGCLIFSFCSLFFIE, encoded by the coding sequence TTGCTTGTAGCGGTGGGATGTGTGGCGCTTTTTTCTCTTTCTTTTCATTACTATCACTTTTTAGAACTTCACAAAACAGCGTTACATGTAAGCAAAGCCACGGTTTTAAATCACTATACTAAAACCAACGCAAAAGGGCGCACGTATGATGTTTTTAAGCTTAAACTTGATGGTAGTGGCGCAGAGGTTTATACCACTTCGTTTCGTCCCTCTTTCATTCCTATCAAGAGTCGAGTCAAAGTAAAACTCAATGTTGAAAATGTAAGCTTTTATGACTATCTCAAAGGTTTTTTTGCGCCTTCTTTGGCTCTGTATGAAATGTATGAAGATGACCCACCTTGGGATGTGCGCCCTTTGTATCAATGGATAGACGCCCAACATAAAAATGACAAAATGGCAGAAGTGTATAAAACCCTTTTTTTTGCCACGCCTATTTCAAAAGAGCTTCGTGACGAGGTTCAAAAGTGGGGTATCTCGCATTTGATTGCGATTAGTGGGTACAATGTTGGGGTTATCTCATTTTTACTCTTCTTTTTTCTTAAACCTCTGTACCGTTTTTTTCAAAATCGTTATTTTCCCTACCGTAATATGAGCGCAGATTTGAGTTTTATTGTCTTTGTAGTCTTGTTTTTTTATATGGTTATCATTGATTTTATTGCCCCATTTTTACGGGCATTTGTGATGAGTTTATTGGGATTTTTCTTCTATTCAAAGGGGATAAAAGTGTTGAGTTTTGAAATGCTAGCTCTGGTGAGCATGGCACTGTTAGCACTTTTCCCATCGCTTCTTTTTTCGCTCTCTTTTTGGTTTTCCATCGCAGGGGTCTTTTATCTCTTTTTGTTTTTGCACCACTTTGGGCATCTCAATCGTTTTGTTTTGCTTGGGATAATTGATTTGGGAGTATTTTTCTTAATGATTCCTATTGTGCATACATTTTTCCCCGTTTTTACCTTTTTACAACTCACTTCTCCTCTTTCTAGTTTGGTGTTTGTCGTGTTTTATCCTTTGGGGCTTTTGTTGCATCTTTTGCAGTTTGGTGATATCTTAGATGGCGCAGTCCTTACCTTTTTACATGTAAAGACACAAACGTATATGCTGGAATTTCCATGGTGGATATTGTTTGGGTATGTGGGAACTTCTTTGGTGGCAATACGTTTTAAACTAGCCCTCTATGGGTGTTTGATTTTCTCGTTTTGCTCGCTCTTTTTCATTGAGTAA
- a CDS encoding replicative DNA helicase codes for MSTLHNVNIERSVLSSILFNPATFEDVAALISAKDFYLPSHRYIFEAMEACQREDLPIDEEFIKKKLNQQSRFDEDAMLEILSTNPLPTTKAYVEEIKEKAIKRELVQLTSDIKEIAVEKDLPSTEVIDLVQQKLYQITQENSSREFRESPEMTHATIAHIHEMKKRGNSGIVGVDTGFTELNRLTTGFGEGDLIIVAARPAMGKTAFCLNLAQSALDRGRGVAIFSLEMPAEQLMLRMLSAKTSIPLQKLKVGDMSDEQWSRLSGAADEMSKRKFFVDDNGSVDIHHVRAKLRKLKSRHPEISLAIIDYLQLMNSAGNKDRHLEVSEISRGLKLLARELNVPIIALSQLNRGLEGRSDKRPMLSDLRESGAIEQDADMILFVYRDDVYRIREEKEKEQKARVEGKEYKNDFFEKPEEAAEIIVGKNRNGPVGVANLVFQKACTRFVDSVKNPIPVEVVQYNASIAPEAKISLPPL; via the coding sequence ATGAGTACGTTGCACAATGTTAACATTGAGCGTTCTGTTTTAAGCTCCATTCTCTTTAATCCAGCGACCTTTGAAGATGTCGCCGCATTGATTAGTGCGAAAGATTTTTATTTGCCCAGTCATCGTTATATTTTTGAAGCGATGGAAGCGTGTCAAAGAGAAGATTTGCCTATTGATGAAGAGTTTATCAAGAAAAAGTTAAACCAGCAAAGCAGATTTGATGAAGATGCGATGCTCGAAATTCTCTCCACCAATCCTCTTCCTACGACCAAAGCGTATGTGGAAGAGATTAAAGAGAAGGCGATTAAGCGTGAGTTGGTGCAACTGACGTCTGATATTAAAGAGATTGCGGTGGAGAAGGATTTGCCTTCTACGGAAGTGATTGATTTGGTGCAACAGAAGTTGTATCAAATTACGCAGGAGAACAGTTCTCGTGAATTTCGTGAATCGCCTGAGATGACGCATGCGACGATTGCACATATTCATGAGATGAAAAAACGGGGTAATTCTGGCATTGTTGGTGTTGATACGGGATTTACCGAACTGAATCGTTTGACAACGGGATTTGGTGAGGGCGATTTGATTATTGTTGCGGCACGTCCAGCGATGGGTAAAACGGCGTTTTGTCTTAACTTAGCACAAAGTGCTTTGGATAGAGGGCGTGGTGTGGCGATTTTTTCTTTAGAGATGCCAGCAGAGCAGTTGATGCTCAGGATGCTTAGTGCTAAAACTTCTATCCCTCTGCAAAAGCTTAAAGTGGGTGATATGAGCGATGAGCAGTGGAGTAGGCTTAGTGGTGCGGCGGATGAGATGAGTAAGCGCAAGTTTTTTGTGGACGATAATGGCTCAGTGGATATTCACCATGTGCGTGCGAAACTTCGAAAACTTAAAAGTCGCCACCCTGAAATCTCTTTGGCGATTATTGATTATTTGCAGTTAATGAATTCTGCGGGAAATAAAGACAGACATTTGGAAGTGAGTGAAATCAGCCGAGGGTTAAAACTTTTGGCAAGGGAATTGAATGTGCCTATTATCGCACTTTCTCAGCTCAATCGTGGTTTGGAAGGCCGTAGCGATAAACGCCCGATGCTAAGTGACCTTAGAGAATCAGGGGCGATTGAGCAAGATGCGGACATGATTTTATTTGTGTATCGTGATGATGTGTATCGAATACGAGAAGAGAAAGAGAAAGAGCAAAAAGCCAGAGTTGAGGGCAAAGAGTATAAAAATGACTTTTTTGAAAAGCCTGAAGAAGCAGCAGAAATTATTGTGGGTAAAAATAGAAATGGTCCTGTGGGCGTTGCTAATTTGGTCTTTCAAAAAGCATGTACTCGCTTTGTGGATAGTGTCAAAAATCCTATTCCTGTGGAAGTGGTACAGTATAACGCCTCCATTGCCCCTGAGGCAAAGATAAGTTTGCCTCCGTTGTAA